The Daphnia carinata strain CSIRO-1 chromosome 1, CSIRO_AGI_Dcar_HiC_V3, whole genome shotgun sequence sequence ATAAAACAAGTAGGTATATATTTTATGTCGAGGCTGCAGATAATCTAAACGAAGCTGCGCTATTTAACATAGGGCGTCTTATCTGCGTGGGCCCTTACGGAGACAAAGGGTCAATGTAACGAAGTATTCGATTATAGCGCTGAAGATCTATTTTACGAAAACCATTCTAACAGCTCGGATAACTACCCTGTCAAAGACTCGACCGAATCAAGTTCTGCTGCTACAGCGGCAATTATTGATGGGCTGATTTTAAAGAAAGTTCAGCACGGCGGAGATGAAAAAACTACGGAAATTGCCGTTATGGATCCCGATGCCGAGTGGATAACGACAGAAAATTTTCAGGTACGTGCAGAGGGGATTCTCACAAAATactttaattgaaattttcctccctaaaaaactatttttggaACCAGAAACCAGACTATCCGCCTCAAAACAGCGGACTTTGGCCAGccattttaattgaaaatgagCCTGAGTCGGACCACGCAATAGGCAATCCCAATAAGATCCCTGCTGCTGAAATAGCGCCACTGGTTGCGCCTTCGCTGGCCACATCGGCTAGGAATTAAGAAAAGCCAAACGCTACTAGGAAAGAAGAGTTGAATGAGATCATCTTACCTGCAATATATGATCTACGTAGGAACTATGTTGGCTCATTACTTCCTTGACCTCCCACTGAACACGACTCATCAAATTTGTTATGTGTTCTGAATCAAGATGCCTGTGGGCAACAAAACTGAAGATCGGTGTTCGTAGATCATGAGCCACTGATGTAATCTGCAAGAGATATGGAATAAATGTGAGCGGAAACAGCAAGATGAAATAagattttaaattaaaaatgaaacaaacttgTGAAAAGAATTGCTGGAGGAGAGATTCTTTCGATGATGGAATCAAATCCAGGAGATTGGGCCTCAGCAGCTCTAACTGATGAGCAAGGAAAACAACTGATTCGGCTGCTACTAAACGGAGTTTTAGCCCGTAAAAGTGATTAGGATGATCCGTTTGCGTAGAAAGGCAGACTTTTGGACATGACACTTTATCACTGAGAGACGGCGAGAACGCTGCAGTATCTTCGTGAGAGCCAGCGCTTCCTGGAGCGGCAGTTGAAATTAAAGTCTCTTCGATTTTCAGGAGAACAGCGCGAAGCTTTGGAGAAGTTGCATCCTGTGGTGACGCAGCTCCAAACAGTTTATAAACTGCAtacaaataataatcaaacaaTTGGTTCAGGCAAATCAGCACATCGAACGCGATTGTTTTCAACAAATGCATAAAATGTATGTATCGTCCAAATAGGCGCAGAACAGATAAAGTTGTGTTCGCCAGAATTGGTGTTGGAGATCCACAACCTATTTTACGCTCATCGTTACACTCGCAAGAACTTTCTGAAATTTCCGATGGACAAATGATAGAGTCTTCAGCTGACGAAATCGCACGTGACGCAAACGGTGAAAGAACTGAACCCAAGGCATAAAAGTTCGCATCAGAAGGCTTCTCGACGTTACAGGTTAAAGATTTATCTTTCTGATTGAGAAACCGAAATTCGATCAACTGAAACACGTTGAAATCCGAGCGCACTGGGCATTGCTCCCACGATTCATTTTCTAAGAAAACGTGAAGTTCATCCAGTTTTCCACGATGAAAGCCCCGGAAGTAGTTTATACTTTGCCGGCGAACGCTTTCCCTTAAAACCTCGGAGTTACTTTGGCAAAATTGCTTTCCCATATCAACTAGGGTTTCTACAATGTCTAGCATATCGAGCAATTCATCGGTGCTGAGATGCCATACGTCAAACGAAGATAGCAAAGTCCGAATCTTCATTTGGACATCTTGCCATAGGCGTGTTCTTCCATGCTGAAATTTTTGTTCGAATGAAACAGAGGGCATTATGTCAGCAGCATCCACTGTTGGCCGATCGGTATGCCACTGATGGATTTGATTATAGTTCAGTGTAATTTTCCATAAAGTGGTGCTCAGCTCGGATAGACATGCCACATAAAGCTTCGAATCAATAAATTTGCAAAGTTCATGGAACTGAAATTTATGGAAGTCTGTGGCAGCTTCTACATCCGGGTTTGCTGATGATCGACTGGAGCACGAAAGTTCTGCATACTTTTGTAAAAGCAACAACGTTTGCTGTTGAAGTCCTGATGCAAAATGAAGGTTTAGTTGGTCAATTGCTGCTGATTGTTTTCCAAGTAATGTGAATGCCTGCTGTAACTTTGCATACTGATCTGAATCAAATTCTTTACAAGATTTTGATAGGCCAACATCAAGTTGTTCTTCTGCAAGCTCCATAGTATCTTGCAGGCGTGAGCTCAACTGGGCAACACAATGGAAATGTCTGTATGTAGTTGCAACATGTTGACCCTCAACTATAAGCTGTATGGCTGCAGCATAATTTTGTTCTCCAAGGAGTTCTTGAACCCTTTCATTCATCTTCCCCAATGTTTGAATGGTTTTCAAAGATTTTGTTATCTTTCTCAGATGATGCTGACGCCTATAATGGGCTAATAGTCCTAGGCTTGCAGCAGTCAAATTGCTTCTTGCTtgactaaaaaaacaaaattgaaggAGAATCATCAATAATGCACATTTACTGACCAGCCAAAAATAAGATACTTTATATTGCTGCGCCCAGTAGTACATATTTCtaatgcctgaaaaaaaaagtccaatATGTATGATTACAGAAAAGATCCCAATTATTCAACATAACTTACTGAATCAAGACTTTCCTGCAGCTCAAGGACTTTACAAAGTTCTGAGGCACAACAGGTTTGCTTTTGATAAATCATGGTATACAATTTGTTTGTAACACAACCCAACTGAATCCCCAAGAGTTGTCTTTGGTGCCTGATGTAATTCAAATCAATTACAGAAGGAAATTTGTTTAATTGATATCGTCCTCCATTGCAGTTTTCGTCAACAAATCCTGCTTCTATTGTATCAAAAACCTCCTGCTGAGAATCAGGATCTGAACAAGTATCTTGAAGCACACGTAAAGATTCGCGGTCAAAACTTTTGATTTCTGCCAGCGATAGTCCAAGTTGTTCTTCAGCAGGTGCTGCAACGGACGAAGGTAAGTCTCCCACTTCTTTAGACAAAGTCAACAAATCTATAACTTTCTGACGCAGATCCATTGATTGATTGCCTTTGaaacctaaaaagaaaaacctttggGACTTTCAGGGaagaaaatcgaataaaaaccCACTGTTCTGCACGAATTTTAATTTGCTTACATgcttaataaaaaataacatcg is a genomic window containing:
- the LOC130691096 gene encoding syndetin-like, which produces MDLRQKVIDLLTLSKEVGDLPSSVAAPAEEQLGLSLAEIKSFDRESLRVLQDTCSDPDSQQEVFDTIEAGFVDENCNGGRYQLNKFPSVIDLNYIRHQRQLLGIQLGCVTNKLYTMIYQKQTCCASELCKVLELQESLDSALEICTTGRSNINQARSNLTAASLGLLAHYRRQHHLRKITKSLKTIQTLGKMNERVQELLGEQNYAAAIQLIVEGQHVATTYRHFHCVAQLSSRLQDTMELAEEQLDVGLSKSCKEFDSDQYAKLQQAFTLLGKQSAAIDQLNLHFASGLQQQTLLLLQKYAELSCSSRSSANPDVEAATDFHKFQFHELCKFIDSKLYVACLSELSTTLWKITLNYNQIHQWHTDRPTVDAADIMPSVSFEQKFQHGRTRLWQDVQMKIRTLLSSFDVWHLSTDELLDMLDIVETLVDMGKQFCQSNSEVLRESVRRQSINYFRGFHRGKLDELHVFLENESWEQCPVRSDFNVFQLIEFRFLNQKDKSLTCNVEKPSDANFYALGSVLSPFASRAISSAEDSIICPSEISESSCECNDERKIGCGSPTPILANTTLSVLRLFGRYIHFMHLLKTIAFDVLICLNQLFDYYLYAVYKLFGAASPQDATSPKLRAVLLKIEETLISTAAPGSAGSHEDTAAFSPSLSDKVSCPKVCLSTQTDHPNHFYGLKLRLVAAESVVFLAHQLELLRPNLLDLIPSSKESLLQQFFSQITSVAHDLRTPIFSFVAHRHLDSEHITNLMSRVQWEVKEVMSQHSSYVDHILQVLSDYDSSVLRICYPLILPPEIYNILWDQILRACYHTLLDGFSAVRKCTNEGRALMQLDFRHFQVKVESLTRLRPLPDPSIVETYIKAYYLPENSLEKWIQEQTEYTPRQMMNLLQCVSQGSKKIRLNLTSFMEDLDLNRR